CCGGCGGACGGTCGACCGGTAGGAGAGGGCGTGCGAGAAGCCGCCGACGAAGAAGAACACCGGCATGACCTGGAACACCCAGGTCAGCAGCTGGAGTTGCGGCTCGACGGCGAGCAGGTTCCCCACCTGGACGCGTCCGTCCGCGCCCACGGAGACAGCCGCCATCAGCCAGTGGCCGAGCACGACGGTACCGAGCGAGGCGACCCGCAACAGATCGATGAAGCGGTCGCGGGAGGCCGGGGTGGCGGCGGCGAGGTCGCTGGGTCTCATGGGGGTACGGTCGCGCGGACGCGGGGGGACGCGTGAGCGTGCTCGTACTCAACTCGACTCTGAGTACGCCACTTTCCCGACTGCGGGCAGTCGCGCCGTACGCAGCTGCGGGCAGTCGTGCCATACGTAGCTGCGGGCAGTCGCGCCTCCCCCAGTGCCTTAAGGGCCTGGGGGGACCCCCAGGGCGGCACGGGTGGGCGCTGGGGGTACTCCTGCTCGAAGAGCCTGAGGGAGGCACCCGGCAAGCGCCGGTAAGCGAAACCCACCCCCGGCCAACCCCAGCTCCGGGCGCCTCAGACGACCGTCGCCCCCGGCGCCGGTGACACAGCCACCCGCGCCGACCTGCACGTACCGGAGTCGAGCAGAGCCCGCGCAATCTCCTCCGCACCCGCCGCGTCCCCCGCGAGGAACGCCGTCGTCGGCCCCGACCCCGACACCAGCCCGGCGAGCGCCCCCGCCGCCCGCCCCGCGTCCAGCGTCCGCGCCAGTTCCGGGAACAGCGACAGCGCGGCCGGCTGGAGGTCGTTGGAGACCGCCGCCGCGAGCGCCCCGGCGTCCCCCTTCGCCAGCGCGTCCAGCAGTTCCTGTGAGGCGACGGGCTCGGGGATCCGTACGCCCTCGTTGAGGCGGTCGAACTCCCGGAAGACCGCCGGAGTCGACAGTCCCCGTCCGGCCATCGCGAACACCCAGTGGAAGGTCCCGCCGACCTCCAGCGCCCTGAGCTTCTCGCCCCGTCCGGTGCCCAGCGCCGCCCCGCCCACCAGGCTGAACGGCACATCACTGCCCAACTCGGCGCAGATGTCGAGGAGTTCCTCGCGCGAGGCCCGCGTGCCCCACAGCGCGTCGCACGCCACCAGCGCCCCGGCACCGTCTGCGCTGCCGCCCGCCATACCGCCCGCGACGGGGATGTCCTTGGCGATGTGGATGTGCACGGCCGCGTCGGCCGCGCCGAGCCCGTGGCGTTCGGCGAGCGTCAGCGCCGCCCGCGCCGCCAGGTTCGTACGGTCCAGCGGCACCTGCGCGGCGTCCGGCCCCGAGCAGGTGACGCGCAGCTCGTCGGCCGGGGTCACCGTGATCTCGTCGTAGAGCCCGACGGCCAGGAAGACGTTCGCCAGGTCGTGGAAGCCGTCGGGGCGTGCGCCGCCGACCGCGAGCTGCACATTGACCTTGGCCGGGACGCGTACGGTCACCCTCGCGCTCACTGCTGGACCGGCTCCTTGTTCTCGCCGTTCTCGGCGCTGCGGTTCTCGGCGATGCGGGCGAACTCCTCCACCGTCAGCGACTCCCCGCGTGCCTGCGGCGAGATCCCGGCGGCGACGAGCGCGGCCTCGGCCGCGGCGGCCGAACCGGCCCACCCGGCGAGCGCGGCCCGCAGCGTCTTGCGGCGCTGGGCGAACGCCGCGTCCACGACCGCGAACACCTCCGCCTTCGACGCGGAGGTCTTGACCGGCTCGGCCCGCCGCACCAGCGAGACGAGCCCGCTGTCGACGTTGGGCGCGGGCCAGAAGACATTGCGCCCGATGGCTCCGGCACGCTTGACGTCCGCGTGCCAGTTGGCCTTCACGGACGGCACCCCGTAAACCTTGGACCCGGGCGCGGCGGCCAGCCGGTCGGCGACCTCGGACTGCACCATCACCAGCGTCCGCTCGATGCTCGGGAAGGTGTCGAGCATGTGCAGGAGGACGGGCACGGCGACGTTGTACGGGAG
The Streptomyces sp. CGMCC 4.7035 DNA segment above includes these coding regions:
- a CDS encoding 4-(cytidine 5'-diphospho)-2-C-methyl-D-erythritol kinase; translation: MSARVTVRVPAKVNVQLAVGGARPDGFHDLANVFLAVGLYDEITVTPADELRVTCSGPDAAQVPLDRTNLAARAALTLAERHGLGAADAAVHIHIAKDIPVAGGMAGGSADGAGALVACDALWGTRASREELLDICAELGSDVPFSLVGGAALGTGRGEKLRALEVGGTFHWVFAMAGRGLSTPAVFREFDRLNEGVRIPEPVASQELLDALAKGDAGALAAAVSNDLQPAALSLFPELARTLDAGRAAGALAGLVSGSGPTTAFLAGDAAGAEEIARALLDSGTCRSARVAVSPAPGATVV
- the rsmA gene encoding 16S rRNA (adenine(1518)-N(6)/adenine(1519)-N(6))-dimethyltransferase RsmA, with protein sequence MSSPTPDALLGPADIRELAAALGVRPTKQRGQNFVIDANTVRRIVRTADVRPDDVVVEVGPGLGSLTLALLEVAERVTAVEIDDVLAAALPTTIAARMPERADRFALVHSDALHVRELPGPAPTALVANLPYNVAVPVLLHMLDTFPSIERTLVMVQSEVADRLAAAPGSKVYGVPSVKANWHADVKRAGAIGRNVFWPAPNVDSGLVSLVRRAEPVKTSASKAEVFAVVDAAFAQRRKTLRAALAGWAGSAAAAEAALVAAGISPQARGESLTVEEFARIAENRSAENGENKEPVQQ